The window GTTGATGTGCTGCCCACGGAGGAGTTCCAGGATGACCACCTTCCCGGAGCGATCAATCTGCCCCTCCGCAGGATCGAGACCGAGGCCAGGAGGGCGCTCGACCCGAGCCGACCCGTCGTCGTGTACTGCTGGGACTCAGCCTGAGACCTCAGTCCACGAGCCGCGTGGCGGCTCGAGAGCCTAGGGTTCGCCGAGGTCTACGACTACATGGACGGTGAGCTGGACTGGTTGGCCGCTGGCCTGCCGACCGAGGGCCGGAACGCCAGCCGGCCTCGGGCCGGCGATGTGGCCCGGCGAGAGGTCCCGACGTGCCGGCTTGACGAGTCGATTGGCGAGGTTCGGGAGCGAGTCCGGGCCGCCGGATGGAATGCCTGCGTGGTCGTGAACGACGAGCGGGTCGTTCTTGGCCTCCTGCGGGCCGAGGAGCTCCGGCGGGGCGACGAGCCGATCGAGCGGGTCATGCGGCCCGGGCCCAGCACGTTCCGCCCCCACGTGCCGATCGAGGAACTGGCCCATCATATGATCCACCACGACCTACCGGCGTCGCCGGTGACCACGTCCGACGGCCGTCTCGTCGGGCTGTTGAGAAGAGAAGACGCGGCCCGGGTCGCGCTGGAGCAGATCAGGACCCAGCAAGCCGACCACAAGGCAGCCGATGACATCCACTGAGGCCCGACCGCCTCCCACCTGCACATTGTGCGGCGTGGTGGTGGAGTGCTGTGCCTTCTGCGAACGAGTGGTCTGCGCCGAGGCCATCTGCTCCCGATGCCTGCGGATCCAGTTCCGAGAGTCCTTGCCTCATCTCCATGTTCACGGGGGATGATCCGCCGTGCTCGGACCTGTGCCCGGCTCGAGCCACGAGCCGTAGGAGGACCCGCATGGGGCTGGAACCCGGGGCGACCAACACCCTCACGGTCGTTGTCGACGAGTCGATGACGGCCGACCGGTTCGGCAACATCGGCGTCCAGGTGCTGGCCACCCCGATGCTGGTGAGCTACTTCGAGCTCGCCGCCCACCAGCTCGCCCTGCCAGCGCTGGAGCCGGGCCAGGGGACGGTGGGATCGCACATCGACATCCGGCACCTGGCGGCCACTCCGATCGGCATGCAGGTCACCGTCCGGGCGACCCTTACCAAGCGCGATGGGCGGCGACTGCGCTTCCGGGTCGAGGCCGACGACGACCACGAGCGTGTCGGGGAGGGCACCCACGAGCGCTTCATCGTCGACATGCAGAGGTTCATGGGACGTATCACCCGCAAGGTCCCCTAAGACAATGAGCGTGGTCGGTCGGACTGTGCCGGGAGCTCCCTGGGCTGGGCGATGTGCGATCCTCTCGCGCTCACCTTGATCACAGAGCGTCGATCAGCAGGTGCCGACTCTCGGGTCACCGCGGTGCTGAACCGCCCCGGGTTCATCGGAGGCTTGATTGCTTGAGTCTGTCGATGCTGTTTGGGGCCTCCCTTCGGTG of the Actinomycetota bacterium genome contains:
- a CDS encoding CBS domain-containing protein, whose product is MDGELDWLAAGLPTEGRNASRPRAGDVARREVPTCRLDESIGEVRERVRAAGWNACVVVNDERVVLGLLRAEELRRGDEPIERVMRPGPSTFRPHVPIEELAHHMIHHDLPASPVTTSDGRLVGLLRREDAARVALEQIRTQQADHKAADDIH
- a CDS encoding thioesterase family protein; protein product: MGLEPGATNTLTVVVDESMTADRFGNIGVQVLATPMLVSYFELAAHQLALPALEPGQGTVGSHIDIRHLAATPIGMQVTVRATLTKRDGRRLRFRVEADDDHERVGEGTHERFIVDMQRFMGRITRKVP